Proteins encoded together in one uncultured Sphaerochaeta sp. window:
- a CDS encoding HD domain-containing protein: MQYRNTQLLAALYRQSETTIRDPLWKDIKLSRAFKSILLTPTVQKLGRIKQLGPTFHLYPGAVHTRLDHSLGVYHIGFSILQSLFSQDRALPVSEEGALTFLCACLLHDIGHFPFAHSLKELPLTSHEEIACTMIREDAALHKAIEMAGLDAERVGSIIDEHQKTTDEEVLLYRSILSGTLDPDKLDYLNRDAFFCGVPYGTQDVSYIVDRLVVAGGKMSLQEEALGSVEHLLFSKYLMYRNVYWHTTTRSATAMIKKAVLASLSDGSLQAEDLYGLDDEQFFSLPQLKQFTYSNLFSLVRDNQLYTATFEKPYEEEGVLETKNKDLFSRLSFEERIAAKLGCDPSKVIVDIPEPISFEADLPILHENGSISRFGEVDHLFSYDIGRVFTKSLRKFRIFTPHTISPEALGRVLEF, from the coding sequence ATGCAATATCGCAATACACAGCTGCTCGCGGCTCTCTATCGCCAAAGCGAAACAACAATTCGAGACCCTTTATGGAAGGACATCAAGCTCTCCAGGGCCTTCAAGTCCATCCTATTGACCCCCACTGTACAGAAACTGGGGAGGATCAAGCAACTCGGCCCTACCTTCCACCTCTATCCAGGTGCTGTGCATACCCGTCTCGACCATAGCCTTGGCGTCTATCACATCGGGTTTTCAATTCTCCAGAGCCTCTTCAGTCAAGATCGAGCGTTGCCGGTTAGTGAGGAGGGAGCGCTCACCTTTCTCTGTGCATGCCTTCTGCATGACATTGGGCATTTCCCATTCGCCCACTCCCTGAAAGAACTTCCGCTCACCAGCCATGAAGAGATCGCCTGCACGATGATACGCGAGGATGCAGCCCTGCATAAGGCCATTGAGATGGCTGGGCTGGATGCAGAGCGTGTTGGATCAATCATCGATGAGCACCAAAAGACCACAGATGAAGAGGTTCTCCTGTATCGCAGCATTCTCTCGGGAACACTTGACCCTGACAAGCTCGACTACCTCAACCGTGATGCCTTCTTCTGTGGCGTACCCTATGGCACCCAGGATGTATCCTACATTGTTGACAGACTGGTTGTTGCCGGGGGAAAAATGTCCTTGCAGGAGGAAGCCCTCGGTTCGGTGGAGCACCTCCTGTTCAGCAAGTACCTGATGTACCGTAACGTATATTGGCATACCACGACCCGAAGTGCGACTGCTATGATCAAGAAAGCAGTTCTGGCATCCTTGTCAGATGGATCACTGCAGGCAGAAGATCTCTATGGATTGGATGATGAACAGTTCTTTTCGCTTCCACAGCTGAAACAGTTCACCTACAGCAATCTCTTCTCCTTGGTGCGTGACAACCAGCTGTATACAGCGACATTCGAGAAACCCTATGAAGAAGAGGGTGTGTTGGAGACAAAGAACAAAGATCTCTTCTCACGTCTCTCCTTCGAGGAACGTATAGCAGCCAAGCTTGGATGCGATCCAAGCAAGGTCATCGTAGACATCCCGGAGCCGATCAGCTTTGAGGCAGACCTGCCCATTCTCCACGAGAATGGTTCCATCAGTAGATTTGGTGAGGTAGATCACCTTTTTTCCTATGATATTGGTAGGGTCTTTACAAAAAGCCTGAGAAAATTCAGAATCTTCACACCACACACTATCTCTCCAGAAGCACTTGGAAGAGTATTGGAGTTCTGA
- a CDS encoding four-carbon acid sugar kinase family protein, whose protein sequence is MHQYLIVADDFTGANDSGLQLKRKGLSTHVTIGSHRASEESIEALVLDTESRNTDEAEASALVRSALKGLDAGSFSIVMKKIDSTLRGNICTEVMEVAAFCGAELVIVSPAFPDQGRMVEGGRLLVHGKPLLETEHGKDPRKPVEEDNLVSLFSKGQSVYAVVHQEAGAAFPALEGKTILVCDARTQEDLYNLVRLARKREEKVLYVGSAGLADALCNVQFPSRGVLGMVASLSEVTREQVRYAKEHGIFTEVVAVESLLEAVDTNVIIKRVRGAISQNKPALVVVSSVLDETAFSRSLEEGAQHGLSSDAVAASIRDSFSLLGKALVEQCEISGLFLTGGDTAFGLLEALGIQEVEILREVQGGIPLLEVPTGAYASMRIVTKAGAFGNDQAIAYSLRVLQER, encoded by the coding sequence ATGCATCAATACCTGATAGTCGCTGATGACTTCACTGGAGCAAATGACAGTGGTCTGCAATTAAAGCGTAAGGGGCTCTCTACCCATGTAACGATTGGGAGCCATAGAGCGAGTGAGGAATCCATCGAGGCACTTGTGTTGGACACTGAATCACGCAACACAGATGAAGCGGAAGCCTCAGCCTTGGTTCGCTCTGCCCTGAAAGGCTTGGATGCTGGTTCATTCTCTATTGTCATGAAAAAAATTGATTCTACACTCCGGGGAAATATCTGTACTGAGGTCATGGAGGTTGCAGCATTCTGTGGTGCAGAGCTGGTCATTGTTTCTCCTGCGTTCCCAGATCAGGGTAGAATGGTGGAGGGCGGAAGATTGTTGGTCCATGGGAAGCCACTGCTGGAGACAGAACATGGAAAGGATCCCCGAAAGCCGGTAGAAGAGGACAATCTGGTCTCACTCTTTTCCAAAGGGCAAAGTGTGTATGCCGTGGTTCACCAGGAAGCGGGTGCTGCGTTCCCTGCTCTGGAGGGGAAGACAATCCTGGTATGTGATGCCCGCACACAGGAAGACCTTTACAATCTTGTCAGGCTGGCAAGAAAACGAGAAGAGAAAGTCCTGTATGTGGGAAGTGCTGGGTTGGCTGATGCGCTCTGCAATGTGCAATTTCCTTCCCGTGGAGTACTGGGCATGGTTGCAAGTCTCAGCGAAGTGACCCGGGAACAAGTCAGGTATGCCAAGGAACATGGGATTTTTACCGAAGTTGTTGCTGTGGAGTCACTCCTTGAAGCAGTAGATACTAATGTCATCATCAAACGGGTCAGGGGAGCCATCTCGCAAAACAAGCCAGCTCTGGTCGTGGTCTCCTCCGTCCTTGACGAAACTGCATTCAGTCGTTCCTTGGAGGAAGGTGCACAACACGGACTTTCCTCTGATGCGGTTGCAGCATCAATTAGGGACTCCTTCAGTCTTTTGGGAAAAGCCTTGGTTGAGCAGTGCGAGATTTCTGGTTTATTCCTCACGGGAGGGGACACCGCTTTCGGTCTCTTGGAGGCACTGGGAATTCAGGAGGTGGAAATACTGAGGGAAGTACAGGGAGGCATCCCCCTCCTAGAAGTACCTACAGGAGCGTATGCGTCAATGAGAATTGTCACAAAAGCAGGCGCTTTCGGGAATGATCAAGCAATTGCATATAGCTTGCGGGTTTTGCAAGAACGGTAG
- the pdxA gene encoding 4-hydroxythreonine-4-phosphate dehydrogenase PdxA, translating into MKGKKFGITLGDPCGIGPEITLKALHARKEYQRSALLFGTRSLLEYYSSLLGYEMRFNTIKKMDDWDDSAINVYDPHPVDISQIEVGVVTSLGGTIAFESVRSAIEFALRKDISSVVTAPLNKEALHLAGFPYAGHTEIFGAFTKGERYAMLLYSEKLKVIHVSTHVSLRNACDLCKKNRVLEVIQLAHETLTKIGYDNPRIAVAGLNPHAGENGIFGDEEIKEIIPAIQEAKAEGLDVSGPIPPDTVFLKALQGSWDIVVAMYHDQGHIPLKMLSFENGVNITVGLDVIRTSVDHGTAFDIAGKLIASEKSLLEAIEIGERL; encoded by the coding sequence ATGAAAGGAAAGAAGTTTGGAATTACACTTGGAGATCCCTGTGGCATTGGTCCTGAGATCACCCTCAAGGCATTGCACGCCAGGAAGGAGTACCAGAGGAGTGCTCTACTCTTCGGGACCCGCTCGCTTCTAGAGTACTACAGCTCGCTGCTAGGATACGAAATGAGGTTCAACACAATCAAGAAGATGGATGATTGGGATGACTCAGCAATCAATGTGTATGATCCACATCCGGTAGACATCTCCCAGATTGAGGTAGGGGTAGTGACCTCCCTGGGAGGTACCATCGCCTTTGAAAGTGTACGATCGGCGATTGAATTTGCCTTACGAAAGGATATCTCCTCAGTGGTTACCGCTCCGCTCAACAAGGAAGCGCTCCACCTGGCTGGTTTTCCCTATGCTGGTCATACCGAAATTTTTGGAGCGTTCACCAAAGGGGAGCGGTATGCAATGCTGCTGTACAGCGAGAAACTGAAGGTAATCCACGTCTCAACCCATGTCTCTTTACGGAATGCATGTGACCTTTGCAAGAAAAACAGGGTACTTGAAGTCATTCAACTGGCCCATGAGACACTTACAAAGATCGGTTATGACAATCCAAGGATTGCTGTCGCAGGATTGAATCCACACGCAGGGGAGAATGGCATTTTTGGTGATGAGGAGATCAAGGAAATCATTCCAGCCATCCAGGAAGCAAAAGCTGAAGGTCTGGATGTCAGTGGTCCAATACCTCCTGATACGGTTTTCCTGAAAGCATTACAGGGTTCCTGGGATATCGTGGTTGCCATGTACCATGATCAAGGGCATATCCCCCTGAAGATGCTCAGCTTCGAGAACGGGGTGAACATTACCGTTGGTTTGGACGTCATCAGAACGTCTGTTGACCACGGTACCGCGTTTGATATCGCCGGAAAGCTGATTGCAAGTGAGAAAAGCCTACTCGAGGCAATTGAGATCGGGGAGAGGCTCTAG
- the larA gene encoding nickel-dependent lactate racemase, which yields MLVHNPIDSQGKKLELPEHTTVYAMKAPKALRDPKQAVSEALAKPIASDSFQSIAKAKLDANPQAKAVIVISDNTRPVPYKGEGNILVPLLEVLLETGYKRENLTVLIATGTHRPMTDDEIERIVDPWVFEHGISIVNHDCKEDDNLTYLGKTDRGSEVKINSLYIQADLKILTGLVESHFMAGVSGGRKSVCPGLISEHGTFLFHGADLMGHRNSCDLLLDGNPVHEESLTFAKMAGVDFIINVTLDHAFNITGVFAGDLEAAHQKAFEMVKGYAKIPIKEEADIVITHGGFVGINHYQSAKAAFAAIGAMKKDGYLISISNFTDKKDVVGSVMYKTVLSILALTSAEELVTLLHSKDWPFLPDQWQVQKWASVFEKIPLDHYYYYAPQIAGENNSGLPGIDASSLTKSTDYSEVIKKVIEQIEKREQRKDLKVLYLSDGPYAIPYVG from the coding sequence ATGCTGGTACATAACCCAATAGACAGCCAAGGAAAGAAACTAGAACTTCCTGAACATACCACAGTGTATGCAATGAAGGCACCAAAGGCACTCAGAGACCCAAAACAGGCGGTTTCTGAGGCACTGGCCAAACCCATTGCATCTGACAGCTTCCAGAGCATTGCCAAAGCCAAGCTTGATGCCAACCCACAAGCAAAGGCAGTAATTGTCATCTCTGACAACACCCGGCCTGTCCCCTACAAAGGGGAGGGAAATATCTTGGTCCCCCTCCTCGAGGTACTGCTTGAAACCGGCTATAAGAGAGAGAATCTTACGGTACTCATTGCTACGGGAACCCACCGCCCGATGACCGATGACGAGATTGAACGCATCGTCGATCCCTGGGTATTCGAACATGGGATTTCCATCGTTAACCACGATTGCAAAGAAGATGACAACCTCACCTACCTCGGAAAGACTGATCGTGGAAGCGAAGTAAAGATCAACAGCCTCTATATACAAGCTGACCTGAAGATCCTCACTGGATTGGTAGAAAGCCACTTCATGGCAGGGGTCAGTGGGGGACGAAAGTCCGTATGTCCCGGACTGATCAGCGAACATGGTACCTTCCTCTTCCACGGTGCAGATCTGATGGGCCACAGGAACAGCTGCGACTTGCTTCTTGATGGCAATCCAGTGCATGAGGAATCACTCACCTTTGCGAAAATGGCTGGGGTTGATTTCATTATCAATGTCACCCTCGATCATGCCTTCAATATCACCGGGGTATTTGCCGGCGACCTGGAGGCAGCCCATCAGAAAGCCTTTGAGATGGTCAAGGGATACGCAAAGATTCCCATCAAGGAAGAGGCCGATATCGTCATAACCCATGGAGGTTTTGTCGGGATCAACCACTACCAGAGTGCGAAGGCAGCCTTTGCTGCAATCGGGGCAATGAAGAAGGATGGATACCTGATCAGCATCTCCAACTTCACGGACAAGAAAGATGTCGTGGGTTCGGTGATGTACAAGACCGTACTCAGTATCCTGGCGCTTACCAGCGCAGAGGAACTGGTTACCCTCCTGCACAGCAAGGATTGGCCATTCCTGCCAGACCAGTGGCAGGTCCAGAAGTGGGCTTCGGTATTCGAGAAGATTCCATTGGACCACTACTATTACTATGCCCCTCAGATTGCAGGAGAGAACAACAGCGGTCTTCCTGGTATCGATGCTTCCTCACTTACAAAGAGCACTGACTATAGCGAAGTGATCAAGAAAGTCATTGAGCAGATTGAGAAGAGAGAGCAGAGAAAAGACCTCAAGGTTCTCTATCTAAGCGATGGTCCTTATGCCATCCCCTATGTAGGGTAA
- a CDS encoding 2-keto-3-deoxygluconate permease yields MKMGKVPILETINKIPGGLMVVPLVLGVLTNTFFPEALMIGSFTTAFFKSGALTLIALLFFCSGAQIQFRTAGMSLYKGVVLNFSKVLFGVSFGVIFAKLAGPEAAFLGVTPLAMISAMSNSNGGLYTALASKYGDESDVGAIAVISSNDGPFFEMAFMGVAGVANIPLMSLVAVIVPIIVGMILGNLDERIREFLKPGMFIAIFTFAFPLGAGLSLQTIIEAGIPGIVLGLMTLIITGVPSYFIFKWLVPKKSRRTAAVGAAVGTSAGNSIATPAAIALVDPAWAPFADKATVQVAASIIVTALLVPFLVDFFYRWDLKRGLVNEHPTTSTEPAVDAKGQQL; encoded by the coding sequence ATGAAGATGGGAAAAGTTCCAATTCTCGAGACGATCAACAAGATTCCTGGTGGATTGATGGTAGTACCTTTGGTGCTCGGTGTATTGACCAATACATTCTTTCCTGAAGCATTGATGATCGGTAGTTTTACCACAGCATTCTTCAAGTCAGGTGCACTTACCTTGATCGCATTGCTCTTTTTCTGCAGTGGAGCACAGATTCAGTTCAGAACTGCTGGTATGTCACTCTATAAAGGAGTGGTCCTCAATTTCAGCAAGGTTCTCTTCGGTGTAAGTTTCGGCGTTATTTTCGCTAAACTTGCTGGTCCTGAAGCTGCCTTCCTCGGTGTCACACCGCTTGCCATGATCAGTGCCATGTCCAACAGCAATGGTGGACTCTACACAGCACTTGCTTCCAAGTATGGTGATGAGTCCGATGTTGGTGCAATCGCCGTCATCTCCTCCAATGATGGACCTTTCTTCGAAATGGCTTTCATGGGTGTTGCCGGAGTTGCAAACATTCCTCTCATGAGCCTTGTAGCTGTCATCGTTCCCATCATCGTTGGTATGATCCTTGGTAACCTTGATGAGCGAATCAGGGAGTTCCTCAAGCCCGGTATGTTTATTGCTATCTTCACCTTTGCATTCCCTCTCGGAGCAGGGCTGAGTTTGCAGACGATCATCGAAGCAGGTATTCCTGGTATCGTCCTCGGTCTGATGACCCTTATCATCACTGGTGTTCCTTCCTACTTCATCTTCAAGTGGTTGGTTCCCAAGAAGTCAAGGAGAACTGCTGCCGTAGGTGCTGCTGTCGGTACCTCTGCCGGTAACTCAATTGCCACACCGGCTGCCATTGCACTGGTAGACCCAGCTTGGGCCCCATTCGCAGACAAGGCAACCGTACAGGTTGCTGCATCAATCATCGTCACCGCCTTGCTGGTTCCATTCCTGGTCGATTTCTTCTACAGGTGGGATTTGAAGCGGGGACTTGTCAACGAGCATCCTACCACCAGCACTGAACCTGCGGTTGACGCAAAGGGCCAACAGTTATAA
- a CDS encoding alpha/beta hydrolase family protein has translation MALLDISLFSDTLQLDVSLTVIYPQRCDRSPDIPGGPYKVLYLLHGIKQNEQSYVRNSAIERYVRNLPLVVVMPSVGRSFYTDQERGYPYFTFLSEELPRFLSSVFTISTKREDTFIAGLSMGGYGAFKAALTRPDLYSRAASMSGALDLVSLANTLGDSVKIFPHEWENTFGTYEVKDSEHDLMALSRKELSPKPSFYVTCGDEDALLQDNLRFVETLKETHDVIYDQHPGGHTWKFWDKALKRVLRWLPL, from the coding sequence ATGGCATTACTCGATATCTCCCTTTTTTCTGATACCCTCCAGCTGGATGTTTCTCTCACTGTCATCTATCCACAACGATGTGACCGCTCACCTGATATTCCTGGTGGTCCGTATAAAGTGCTCTACCTGCTGCATGGGATAAAGCAGAATGAACAGAGCTATGTGCGAAATTCGGCAATTGAACGGTATGTGAGGAATCTTCCCCTGGTGGTTGTGATGCCATCGGTTGGAAGAAGCTTCTACACCGACCAGGAACGTGGCTACCCCTATTTTACCTTCCTGAGTGAAGAACTTCCCCGGTTCCTCTCCTCTGTTTTTACCATCAGTACCAAACGCGAGGATACATTTATTGCAGGACTGTCGATGGGAGGGTATGGGGCATTCAAGGCTGCTCTCACGCGTCCCGACCTATATAGCAGGGCTGCAAGCATGAGCGGTGCCTTGGACCTGGTATCGCTCGCTAATACGCTTGGGGACTCGGTAAAGATTTTCCCACATGAATGGGAGAATACCTTCGGCACCTATGAAGTTAAAGACAGTGAACATGACCTGATGGCGTTGTCTCGCAAGGAACTTTCTCCCAAGCCGTCATTCTATGTAACCTGTGGTGATGAGGATGCCCTGTTGCAGGATAACCTACGATTTGTTGAGACACTGAAAGAGACCCATGATGTAATCTATGACCAGCACCCGGGAGGGCATACCTGGAAGTTCTGGGACAAGGCACTGAAGCGTGTGCTGAGGTGGCTGCCTCTCTGA
- a CDS encoding cation transporter, whose translation MSNKKQELLLLRVTTIVCLGFGILGLVVSIVANSNSMLLDGLYSLIQSMFIIGSGRVVTLLFKEDDDRFPFGYGAFEPFFLVLRSLVLLTMVVTIGSMAAIAMTRGGYAITFSIAFPVSVFSLVVCFVVWLALANKAKKLSSPTLRSESKAWLLDTLLSLASVLAIGMVGLIKQTRFAFLSNYIDPALTVLFLAFLSPVLIKDLVVYSRELLGAAPTISVQATLEKITNRFVKKYAFRKAEVYALKRGRSLMVVIYVYLSEERPVKQLDAIRLEMIKAMYTYSNFCDTDIVFTLDDRWVDYQTPFAIAGQKA comes from the coding sequence ATGAGCAATAAAAAACAAGAACTACTGTTACTACGGGTGACTACCATCGTTTGCCTTGGATTCGGCATACTCGGTTTAGTGGTCTCCATTGTCGCCAACTCAAACTCAATGCTTCTCGATGGACTCTACTCCCTGATCCAGAGCATGTTCATCATCGGCTCAGGAAGGGTGGTAACCCTCCTTTTCAAGGAAGATGATGACCGATTCCCCTTCGGCTATGGAGCCTTTGAACCATTTTTCCTGGTCTTGCGGAGTCTCGTGCTGCTTACCATGGTCGTAACCATTGGATCCATGGCAGCTATTGCCATGACCCGAGGTGGTTATGCCATTACCTTCTCCATCGCCTTTCCTGTCTCGGTGTTCTCCCTGGTTGTCTGTTTTGTTGTTTGGCTTGCCCTTGCAAACAAGGCCAAAAAACTGAGCAGCCCGACCCTCCGCTCGGAGAGCAAGGCATGGTTGCTGGACACCCTTCTCTCCCTTGCCTCAGTGCTTGCAATAGGAATGGTTGGCCTGATCAAGCAAACACGTTTTGCATTCCTGAGCAACTACATCGACCCGGCACTTACCGTGCTTTTCCTGGCTTTCCTCAGTCCAGTGCTTATCAAGGACCTGGTAGTCTACAGCAGGGAACTCTTGGGGGCGGCACCGACAATCTCGGTACAGGCAACACTGGAGAAAATCACCAACCGCTTCGTGAAAAAATATGCCTTCCGAAAGGCAGAGGTCTATGCATTGAAGCGGGGACGTTCCCTGATGGTAGTCATCTATGTATACCTCTCTGAGGAGCGACCGGTGAAGCAGCTTGATGCAATCCGCCTGGAGATGATCAAGGCGATGTACACCTACTCAAACTTCTGTGACACCGATATTGTGTTTACACTCGATGACAGGTGGGTGGACTACCAGACACCATTTGCCATTGCAGGACAGAAAGCCTGA
- a CDS encoding efflux RND transporter periplasmic adaptor subunit, translating to MRKAQRTLIFTLITLTIVASLLSCSKTDQEQEVNEPLEAVSAATDYTQIVSSSVAIEERALRDRVIGSGTVQGQREVSIKSRLSGEIQEISVDLGSTLKAGDTLLTIDDTIAKLTLSQLESQYENAVKQQAVNEKLFASGAISLSQLNQGKSSLDGLSAQLEQAKNNVANSRVTTPISGSVAEITKLVEGDLLQAGSQIARIVDLNHLRVTLAIGQAQLFLIKEGAPAEITIRTPTETIVAEGRVSAISASSDSRTGSWVVYVDFENPRPDILKAGITADVTIFNTDAPLYTVVPNGAMVNRNGKQYIFVVDGSNASLQEVTVVDQFGDLTAIESKDASVSLIGERVLVSSLSRLIDGSAISTSLE from the coding sequence ATGCGCAAGGCACAGAGAACACTGATATTTACCCTGATCACTCTTACTATTGTAGCGAGCTTGCTCTCTTGTAGCAAAACAGATCAGGAACAAGAAGTGAATGAACCATTGGAAGCAGTGAGTGCTGCCACCGATTATACCCAGATTGTCTCTTCCTCTGTTGCAATCGAAGAGCGTGCACTACGGGATCGTGTTATCGGCAGTGGAACCGTACAGGGCCAGAGGGAGGTGAGTATCAAATCTCGGCTGAGTGGAGAAATCCAAGAGATATCAGTTGACTTGGGAAGTACCCTGAAAGCAGGAGACACCCTGCTTACCATTGATGACACCATTGCCAAGCTTACCCTCAGCCAGTTGGAATCGCAATACGAGAATGCAGTGAAACAACAGGCTGTGAATGAGAAACTCTTTGCCAGCGGGGCAATTTCCCTCTCCCAACTCAACCAAGGCAAATCTAGTTTGGATGGGCTTTCTGCCCAGCTTGAACAGGCAAAGAACAATGTTGCCAACTCCAGGGTAACGACACCAATATCCGGAAGTGTTGCTGAGATAACCAAGCTGGTTGAAGGGGACCTTTTGCAAGCTGGTTCCCAGATTGCCCGTATCGTCGATCTCAATCATCTGAGGGTTACGCTCGCTATTGGTCAAGCTCAGCTTTTTCTTATCAAGGAAGGAGCCCCGGCAGAGATCACCATACGCACTCCAACTGAAACCATTGTTGCTGAGGGCAGGGTAAGTGCCATCAGTGCCTCATCTGACAGCAGAACCGGTAGCTGGGTGGTCTATGTAGATTTTGAGAATCCAAGACCCGATATACTGAAAGCAGGAATTACCGCGGATGTAACCATCTTCAACACCGATGCACCCTTATATACCGTGGTTCCCAACGGTGCAATGGTGAATCGGAATGGGAAGCAGTACATCTTCGTGGTTGACGGTTCCAATGCCAGTCTGCAGGAGGTGACCGTAGTTGACCAGTTTGGAGACCTTACCGCCATTGAAAGCAAGGATGCCTCTGTTTCCTTGATAGGAGAGCGAGTGCTTGTCAGCAGCCTCTCCCGTTTGATCGACGGTAGTGCCATCAGCACTTCGTTGGAGTAG